From the Terriglobia bacterium genome, the window CGCGAAGCGGCCGGCAGGGGGTCGCTCACACGCCATGTCGCAGGATGGGCGCATAATGTCCGACGTCGTCATCATCGGCGCAGGGATCAGCGGGCTTTCGTGCGCCTGGACGTTAAAGAAGCTCGGAATCGAGTCGGTCATCCTCGAGCAGAGCTCGCGCCCCGGCGGCGTCATCCGAAGCGAAAAGATCGGGGACTATCAGATCGAGTGGGGACCGAACGCTCTGCAGTCCGTCCCGGCCGCACTTCGGCTGGCGGATGAAGCCGGTCTCTGGGATGACATCCTGACACCCACGCCAAACGCTCCACGGTTTGTCTTCTGGGATGAAAAACTGCGCAAAGTGCCCTTCGGACCGCTCACGGCCTCCGGAATCTTGCGCGCTCTGCGCGAGCCTTTCGTCCGCACGAAATCGCCGGACAATGAATCGGTGCGCGATTTCTTCATACGGCGTGTCGGCCGGCAAGTGCACGACCGGCTGGTCAGCCCCGCATTGACGGGAATCTTCGCCGGCGACACCGCGAAACTCAGCATTGCGGCCGCGTTTCCCAAAATCCTCGAGATGGAGCGCCGGCACGGCAGCCTCGCCGCGGCATTCCTGAAGAGCATGGGCGGCCGCAAGAAGCCTGCGGACTCGGGCCAGTCCCGCCCGAAACCGAAAGGAAGCGTCTTCTCATTTTCGGATGGTCTCGAAACCTTGCCGCGACGGATGGCGGAACAGCTGAACATTCAGTACAACGTCACAAACGCGGGATTGGATATGGCGCCGGTAACGGTCGTCGCCACGCCGGCCGCCGCCGCGAGCGGTCTGTTTGAGGCGAAGAACAAACAGCTTTCGACGCTGCTGCGGCGCGTTGAATACGCGCCGATGGTTATTGCGGCCGTCTCGATCCCGGATTTCGCTTTCAAGCAACCGCTGAATGGTTTCGGTTTCCTGGTGCCCCGGAATCAAGGCCTGCGGATTCTAGGGACTCTCTTCAACTCCGCGCTTTTTCCGGGACGGGCGGCGAAAGGCCGCGAGCTGCTGACCTGCTTTGTGGGAGGCGCTTTCGAGCCGGAAGCGGTCGACTGGCCCGACATACGGGTCTGGGAGACGGTGTGTCCGGAACTCAAGGCCGCGCTGGAAAGCTCGGAGATGCCGGAACCCATCGCGTTGTGCCGCCACGCGCGCGCGATCCCGCAATATAACATCGGACATGAGCACTGGGTTCGCGCCGTCCAGGACGAACTGAAAAAGACGCCAGGCGTATTCCTGGCTTCGAACTATCTTGAAGGGGTCTCGGTCCCGGCGTGTATCGAACAGGGCGACCGGACGGCTCACGCGATCGCCGAACACCTTGGGAGAAAAAAATGAAGCGAACCGCTCAGGAAATCGCCGAGTACGTCGGCGGAGAACTTCGCGGAAACGGCCAGGCTGCCGTCGAATCCGTTGCCAGCTTGAAGAACGCAGGGCAGGCAGACTTGAGTTACGCGGAGGAGAAATATCAAGACGGCGTTGAGGCAACGAAAGCCGGCTGTATCATCGTCGGATCCGGGCAATTTTCAGGTAAGACCCTCATTCTCGCCAAAAATCCCAAACTGGCGT encodes:
- the hemG gene encoding protoporphyrinogen oxidase, encoding AKRPAGGRSHAMSQDGRIMSDVVIIGAGISGLSCAWTLKKLGIESVILEQSSRPGGVIRSEKIGDYQIEWGPNALQSVPAALRLADEAGLWDDILTPTPNAPRFVFWDEKLRKVPFGPLTASGILRALREPFVRTKSPDNESVRDFFIRRVGRQVHDRLVSPALTGIFAGDTAKLSIAAAFPKILEMERRHGSLAAAFLKSMGGRKKPADSGQSRPKPKGSVFSFSDGLETLPRRMAEQLNIQYNVTNAGLDMAPVTVVATPAAAASGLFEAKNKQLSTLLRRVEYAPMVIAAVSIPDFAFKQPLNGFGFLVPRNQGLRILGTLFNSALFPGRAAKGRELLTCFVGGAFEPEAVDWPDIRVWETVCPELKAALESSEMPEPIALCRHARAIPQYNIGHEHWVRAVQDELKKTPGVFLASNYLEGVSVPACIEQGDRTAHAIAEHLGRKK